In the genome of Brachypodium distachyon strain Bd21 chromosome 3, Brachypodium_distachyon_v3.0, whole genome shotgun sequence, the window ACCTGCCGTTTTATATTGGTCGATCGGTTGAGATGCGCGTCTACGTACGTACGAATGGAACCTGCCGCTTTCCATGCATGTCACACACTGCAGAGAGATATTGGAGTACTATACACTTAATTTTTACAGTTTCAGGAAGGCCTGCTGGCTACCACGTACGACGCGCTTTCCTCTTGATTATATTAGCATCAGGTACAGCTAGCTACGCTCTCGATATTCTCTCGGTAATCACAATCTTTCCTCTCGATTATATTAGCATCGGGCTAGCTCTAGCTGATGATTCTTCTGCCCTAAGTGGTCGTTCGGTCAATCCTAAAAACAGGAGTGAATTCCATCTTTTACCTCCCAGTTTCAGTTTTGTGACACAATCTACCCCATTTAGGGGAATTTCCACAAATTTATCCCATATATTTAAGCAAACTTGTGACACAAATTACCCCATCTAATGTTTTTCTCTTACATATTGAGTGACAGTAGTTATCTCTAGGGCGTCGTACACGTACATCTGAGTAGCAAAAAGGCGGATGATTCATTGTTCAGATAGAGATTCGTCTACTGGAATCATTaggttctctttttttcatgCGAAGGGAATCATTAGGTTCTCTGATCTGATACAACCAACAAGGAAAAAtcagcagcatgcatgcaaccgTTTGCCATACTCCGTACTACATATAACTCCTAATACAAAGGAAAGGAGAAAGCCCTTTTAAGCTTTGGCTTAAAGGGCTGCTTTATCCTCATTCTATACTGCGAGCCAGTCTAGGTTGCATGCACTTCCTCGATTAGTTAACCCAGTGCTACCAAGTACCAAGTACGGAGGAGTCGACGCCATATGagccaaataaaaaaattggatgAGATGACCCTTCGTGAAAGGTTGGGGTGGCCGCTTAGGCTTAACCAAAGGTACAAATTACATACTCCTAGCCCAGTACTAACTGTATGTGGCTTATGCAAAACCTTAATGTCCTTCGCGCGCGGAAAGATTCTTCCCGGGACTCATCATTAATTTAGCACTGTACGTACAATTAGTGCTAGAAACGTAATGCTTTTTATGTTACAATTTTCACAAATTTCCTGCCATATTAATTTTTtatgttgtaattttaacaaGTTTCGAACTTTTCTATCTGCAAACAATGCAAGACTTATTAGTATTTCATTTCTTAATCTATTTAATTGGAATTAGTACATGGAACATGCCATTGAGAccatattaatttttttattttgtaattttCACAAGTTTCGAACTTATATATGGATTGAATTTGTGATGACAGTTTGTAGCGTTTCTCACAGTGAAACCCTAACTAGATCCACCACTCACTGATCCGAATCCCAAATTAAGCCCAACGTCGTATGTGCGTCTTATTGACCTTCGGACGATGATTCTGATAAatgtgctactccctccgtcccatattaagtgactcaaatttgtctaaatatggatgtatgtatgtactaaaatgcgtctagatacatgtaaaagAAAGtgacttaatatgggacggagggaatactatACTTGCATTTTGTTCTTCATCGTTAGTCCTATGTTTTGTCCATCGAGCTTCCTTTTTCACCACGGTAACCACAATTTATCAAAAGGTTACCGAATGCAGGGGTAGGTTACCGGGCCATAACTAAAATTATCGTCCAGTAACCAAAACCGCAAATCTGGAGTTTATTAAAGCAGTGAAAACACAGGACCTATATGCACAGAGGAAAGAGGATGCAAACTTGCAGAGACATCAAACTCGATCTCTTTAAGACAGGTCTTTCATGcacacataattttttttttcggttaCTCGCACGAGcataatatcaaataagtgCTTCAAGGTAATTTATTTACACCATGATTTAAAGTGAACCTAACTATACAGCAGAGAGCGAAGTCGATCTAAAATCGTACAAGTTACAACTCCACTGTCTCACCGAGAGTGGTTTCCGTCTTTTTACATGAACACAGAACAAAATATTCTAAGCACAGTAATTGCACAGAGAGCCAGCTAGCATATGATATGCATGCATCGTCATAACATAGTCCTCGGTTAACCGTGATCCAGAACGAGATTACACcggtggcagcagcagagTTTCATCCGCCGGTTGGTTGACACTGCACAGACAACAGAGAAAACATGGGAAAACAAGATTGCCCTTTATTAACATACATACTGATACGACAATATATACTAGACTTAAGAAAGATATAGACTTAAGAAGTGGGGATATATATGATGGTATATACATTGTtgttatctactccctccgtcccatattaattaagtgactttttattacatgtatctgacgttttttaagcatagatacatccatatttgagcaaatttgagtcgctTAATATGgtacagagggagtagcaggTAAGAGCAAATACCAGCAACTAGTACCTGGCTGCTTGCTCGAAGAAGGCAGAGGATGCCCCAAtcccggtggcggcggcgatgaccCAGACCAGCAGCGCCACAGGGAGCGTGAGGCCAGCCGTGCCCATGACTATGTAGGCGTAGGAGAAGGTGAGTAGCGTGGTGAGAGTCCAGACGGAGGCCTTGAGCCGGTTCCTCCGTGGAgaccccggcgccgccctgTTGTAGAACCAGAGGCAGCAGAAGAGCAGCAGGAGGTCCAGGTAGGAGGTGGCCACGAAGGCCACGATGGCCTCGTCGCCCTTGGAGTGGTAGACCGCCATGGCCGAGTTGAAGGTCAGGAACAAGAACAAGGACACAGCAGACGTCCAcgagaagccgccgccgcccccgccgttgCCGAGGCTCTCCGAATGATTACCAGCTGCGGAGGACTGCGGCATGGATATATGCAATATCCCCTTTAAATTGGAGCTAGATCCAGAGTAGGGTAGAGCTAGAGAACACTACCTGAAAGACAGAGAGATGTTTGATATGATGATGGGAGATTGATGAGAAGGCGGTGTCCTTATATAACCACGTGAAGGGTTCGCGGGTCATTTGACAGACcgcatttcttttttgttcttcgCTTTTTTGTTCTGTTGTCAAGTAGCTAGGAGTACCCTTTCTAGAGTTACTTTAGCGTTTCACGGAAGAAGCAAGCCTCACGCTAAATCGAGCCAATACTATCACAGTGTGGTAATGCATATATAGcattaattgtttcaaaagATATTGATCGTCCGCAActtgtagctagctagataaAATAACATATCAAGTATTGAAAAGGCCAGTCGCAACAGTCATGTGGCGGTCCAAAAGTTTGACCGAACAGAATTTCACTATAGCTAGGCTTCATTTGTCTGGGCGATCTTAATTTATTAGGTAATTCTATATGTTGATGCCTGAGCTAAAATAGATAAACCTAATACATACTACTCTCTCTGAGCCATAAAATCGACCAGCGACACTTGTCATGGATCAGATGAAGTACTATATTAATCAGTTTTGGTCCAAGTgggaaaaacaaaacgaaTAAAATTAAGGACGTTACATAGTGAAGTTCACGGAGTACAATAGCGTGCATGCAATTTGTATCAAGTAGTATGCATCTGATATCACAGCGATAACAGCATGGAGAAAGATTCTTACGACTCAGCTGAATTGGAATAATACCGCTCCCAAAGGCGGAGGCTCCAGCTGAATCTTGGAGGATCTCTCCTCCACTGagcatacatgcatga includes:
- the LOC112271908 gene encoding uncharacterized protein LOC112271908: MPQSSAAGNHSESLGNGGGGGGFSWTSAVSLFLFLTFNSAMAVYHSKGDEAIVAFVATSYLDLLLLFCCLWFYNRAAPGSPRRNRLKASVWTLTTLLTFSYAYIVMGTAGLTLPVALLVWVIAAATGIGASSAFFEQAASVNQPADETLLLPPV